A window of Geminicoccaceae bacterium contains these coding sequences:
- a CDS encoding pseudoazurin: MKRIATALALGSLVIAAGAAGAAEFEVMMLNKGQKGTMVFQPDHIKAAPGDTIRFVPTDKGHNVETVKGMLPEAAKAFKSKFNEPFEVTLTAEGVYGVKCTPHYAMGMVALIEVGEPVNVEDAKAVKQTGKAKTVFAELFGQVVAAR, translated from the coding sequence ATGAAACGTATAGCAACGGCCTTGGCGCTCGGTAGCTTGGTCATAGCCGCAGGCGCAGCCGGCGCGGCGGAATTCGAAGTCATGATGCTGAACAAGGGTCAGAAGGGCACGATGGTGTTCCAGCCCGACCACATCAAGGCTGCCCCGGGTGATACCATCCGATTCGTGCCCACCGACAAAGGGCACAACGTAGAGACGGTCAAGGGCATGCTCCCCGAAGCTGCCAAGGCGTTCAAGAGCAAGTTCAACGAACCCTTCGAAGTAACGCTGACGGCGGAAGGGGTTTACGGCGTCAAATGTACGCCACACTACGCGATGGGTATGGTCGCGCTCATCGAAGTAGGCGAGCCCGTCAACGTCGAAGATGCCAAGGCAGTCAAGCAAACGGGCAAGGCGAAGACAGTATTCGCGGAACTCTTCGGTCAAGTCGTGGCCGCCAGATAG